AGGCTTCGTGGATCAATTGGGATTCCTTGACTGGAACAAAGTTGTCGTCCTCGGCATGAACGATCAACCCCGGCATGTCGAGCTGATAGTGCGCAACATCCAGCGCGGCGGCGCGCATGCCGACGTCTTTCTCGACCTGGCGAATAAACGCCGAACGCGCTTTTGGCGGCAGGCGCACATAGCGTGCGAACCCACGCAGTACCCCGAGAATTCGCGCCGGGGCGGCGATCGAGACCAGGGTTTCGGTGCGCAAGCCCAGCTGAACCGCGAGCATGGCACTGGCGCCGCCCATGGAGTGACCGATCACTGCTTGCAGCGGCGGCAACTCAGCGGCCGCTTCGAGCATGGCGCGAGCGAACAGCACCACATTAGCCTCGCGACCAGGCGAACGACCGTGAGCCGGACCGTCCAGGGCAACCACGGTGTAACCGGCATCGACCAGCGCGGTGATCAGCGAGGCAAACTGTGTCGGCCGACCCTCCCAGCCGTGCATCAACAACACCGCCGGCCCTTGTCCCCAACGCAGCGCGGAGAGGCCGAAGCGCAAGGTGATTCGTTCGGATTTCGCCAGCAGCGGCAACTCCCAGTCACGCGGCAGCAATTGCCGCGGGGTCATGAATGCCAGGCGCATCTTGCTCGCCACCAGCTTCGGTGCGAACCAGCCCAAGGTGCCATTAACGCCACGAACCCAGCTCAACGTGTTCATCGCCCATCTCCTCAGGCTGATGCCTTTAGGTCATAACACCGCCGACTTCGCGGCGCGCAGCAAACGATCGGATAACTCTCCTGGCCCCAGCGCCCGCGCCAGAGCCAAACCACCGACCATCAAGGCCAAGTCGGCCAAGGCTTTGTTGGCCTCTTCCGGGCTGGCCGCCAACTG
The Pseudomonas lini DNA segment above includes these coding regions:
- a CDS encoding alpha/beta fold hydrolase — translated: MNTLSWVRGVNGTLGWFAPKLVASKMRLAFMTPRQLLPRDWELPLLAKSERITLRFGLSALRWGQGPAVLLMHGWEGRPTQFASLITALVDAGYTVVALDGPAHGRSPGREANVVLFARAMLEAAAELPPLQAVIGHSMGGASAMLAVQLGLRTETLVSIAAPARILGVLRGFARYVRLPPKARSAFIRQVEKDVGMRAAALDVAHYQLDMPGLIVHAEDDNFVPVKESQLIHEAWFDSRLLRLEEGGHQRVLADPRVIDGVLSLLAGRSLQSRQSA